A genomic segment from Gadus morhua chromosome 4, gadMor3.0, whole genome shotgun sequence encodes:
- the LOC115541276 gene encoding probable global transcription activator SNF2L2 has product MKRLAARRYAGLLILSPPAAADPDSPPAQCSQPELGESSPTPDMEEVNNNVKRRKGDRPHADKKPPTGPEAGEQVKRKRGRPPAEKLPPNPPGLTRQLNTLVDMVINYKDGLGRQISRGFAQLPSKKEVPEYYELIRKPVDFRRIKERVRNHKYRSVGDLETDIFLLCHNAQTFNLEGSQTYEDSIVIRSVFESARQRIVTDEEEKETPVTGSHGDNSGRMEGFFLPSTFKAPSIPLKTESKEETGSRSTVKRLHRGHRDDQEANPTNHESGT; this is encoded by the exons ATGAAGAGACTAGCGGCTCGTCGCTATGCTGGTTTGCtaattctctcccccccagctGCAGCCGATCCAGATAGCCCGCCCGCACAGTGCAGTCAG CCTGAGCTCGGAGAGAGCAGTCCAACACCAGACATGGAGGAGGTCAATAATAACGTGAAGAGGCGCAAAGGTGACCGTCCCCACGCAGACAAGAAGCCCCCGACCGGACCGGAAGCCGGGGAGCaggtgaagaggaagaggggacgGCCCCCCGCGGAGAAGCTGCCTCCGAACCCCCCCGGCCTCACTCGACAGCTCAACACGCTGGTGGACATGGTCATCAACTACAAAGACGG GCTTGGTCGTCAGATCAGCAGAGGGTTTGCTCAGCTGCCCTCTAAGAAGGAAGTCCCGGAGTACTATGAGCTGATCCGGAAGCCAGTGGACTTCCGAAGGATCAAG GAACGAGTGCGTAATCACAAGTACCGCAGCGTAGGGGACCTGGAAACGGATATCTTCCTCTTGTGTCACAACGCTCAAACCTTCAACCTGGAGGGATCTCAG ACCTATGAGGATTCGATCGTCATCAGGTCTGTGTTTGAGAGTGCCAGACAGAGAATAGTGACGGacgaagaggagaaggagacgcCCGTCACCGGTAGCCACGGCGATAACAGCGGCCGGATGGAAGGTTTCTTCCTTCCGTCAACAT TCAAAGCGCCATCGATTCCCCTGAAGACAGAGAGTAAGgaggaaacaggaagtagaaGCACAGTGAAGAGGCTCCACCGTGGGCACCGGGACGACCAAGAGGCCAACCCCACAAACCACGAGAGTGGGACTTGA
- the LOC115541396 gene encoding neuropeptide FF receptor 2-like, with protein MTDSTGPNSSDPPLRVPESRAPQQGPVNITYVEFYLHKPSIAAVFAVSYLLIFLLCMVGNGIVGFIVLRSRNMRTVTNIFILNLAISDMLVGIFCMPTTLIDNIITGWPFGSVVCKLSGMVQGISVSASVFTLVAIAVDRFRCIVYPFKQKITVGLSKMILVVIWVLAVSIMCPSGLMLQVTKEHSVRIRTGPLDANAAAASRPFYWCRENWPTQQMRKVYTTVLFASIFLAPLALIVIMYARIGLTLFKTTVPPDGRGSGSGGTRDDGGVGGEGRPTAPADRRQSVSRKKKRAVKMLLVVALLFVVSWLPLWTLMLLSDYASLSARQHRVLNIYVYPLSHWLAFFNSSVNPIIYGFFNDNFQRGFQAAFKFQLCSAVLERQRTLSLRLLGRAAAGPQGNQPPAPGARGLVSRPPSGGAAEGPCWGQEERCVSVSSEGQDELELVTEGPVEVSQV; from the exons ATGACTGACAGCACGGGTCCAAACAGCTCCGACCCCCCGCTCCGCGTCCCGGAAAGCCGGGCCCCGCAGCAGGGCCCTGTCAACATCACCTACGTGGAATTCTACCTGCACAAGCCCTCCATCGCCGCCGTGTTCGCCGTGTCCTACCTGCTCATCTTCCTGCTGTGCATGGTGGGCAACGGCATCGTGGGCTTCATCGTGCTGCGCAGTAGGAACATGCGCACGGTCACCAACATCTTCATACTCAACCTGGCCATCAGCGACATGCTGGTGGGCATCTTCTGCATGCCCACCACCCTCATCGACAACATAATCACAG GTTGGCCGTTTGGCAGCGTTGTGTGTAAGCTCAGTGGGATGGTCCAGGGGATTTCTGTCTCCGCCTCAGTCTTCACTCTAGTGGCCATAGCTGTGGACCG GTTTCGTTGCATCGTGTACCCCTTCAAGCAGAAGATCACCGTTGGCCTCTCCAAGATGATCCTGGTGGTGATCTGGGTCCTGGCCGTCTCCATCATGTGTCCCTCCGGCCTCATGCTGCAGGTCACCAAGGAGCACAGCGTCCGCATCCGAACGGGACCCCTCGacgccaacgccgccgccgcctcccgtCCCTTCTACTGGTGCCGGGAGAACTGGCCCACCCAACAGATGCGCAAGGTCTACACCACCGTGCTGTTCGCCAGCATCTTCCTCGCCCCGCTCGCGCTCATCGTCATCATGTACGCCCGCATCGGCCTCACCCTCTTCAAGACCACCGTTCCCCCCGACGGCAGGGGCAGTGGCAGCGGAGGGACCCGGGACGACGGGGGGGTTGGCGGCGAAGGGAGGCCGACCGCCCCCGCGGACAGACGGCAGAGCGTCTCCAGGAAGAAGAAGCGCGCGGTGAAGATGCTTCTGGTGGTGGCGCTGCTCTTCGTGGTGTCCTGGCTGCCCCTGTGGACCCTGATGCTGCTCAGCGACTACGCCAGCCTCAGCGCGCGGCAGCACCGCGTGCTCAACATCTACGTGTACCCGCTGTCCCACTGGCTGGCCTTCTTCAACAGCAGCGTCAACCCCATCATCTACGGCTTCTTCAACGACAACTTCCAGCGCGGCTTCCAGGCCGCCTTTAAGTTCCAGCTGTGCTCGGCGGTCCTCGAACGCCAGAGGACCCTCTCCCTGAGGCTCCTGGGccgcgccgccgccgggccccagGGGAACCAGCCGCCGGCCCCTGGCGCTAGGGGGCTAGTGTCCAGGCCGCCGAGCGGAGGAGCAGCGGAGGGACCATGCTGGGGTCaggaggagaggtgtgtgtctgtgagcagtGAGGGGCAGGATGAACTTGAACTGGTCACTGAAGGCCCAGTTGAGGTGTCTCAGGTTTAG